One Acidobacteriota bacterium genomic window, GATCTGTTTCACTCGTGCATTCCCTCACGTTGCAGGTCTGCCAGCGGAACTGTGACGCTGTCTACCCGTGGCGCCGGATGCCCAGCACACGCTCGGCGATCACCATGCGCTGGGTTTCCGAAGTGCCCTGGTAGATTTCTGTCGCACGCGCGTCGCGGAAGTAGCGCTCAACCCTGGATCCGCGCCGGTAGCCGGCCGACGCCAGGATCTGCATCGCCTTGTCGGCCGCCTGGTGCGCGGCCACCGACGCCGCCAATTTCGCCTGCGCGGCTTCGGTCACGATGCTGGTCTGCGTCGCTTTCAGTGACGCGGCCTTCCAGGTGAGCATGCGCGCCGCGTCGAGCTCGGTGGCCATGTCGGCCAGCATGAACTGGATGGCCTCGTACTCCGCGATGGGCTTGCCAAACGTGTGACGGTGCTTCGCGTGGTGCAGCGCCTCGTCGAGCGCGGCCTGGCCGATGCCGAGCGCCTGCGCCGCGATGGCGACGCGGCCGCCTTCGAGCGCCCACATGGCCACCTTGAAGCCCTCGTTGACCGCGCCCACCACATGGTCGGCCGGTACACGGACATCGCTGAACGTGAGGTCCATGCACCCAAGGCCGCGGACGCCCAGCGAGTCGGCCCGTGCGGTGCGCTCGATGCCCGGTGTGCTCATCGGGACGAGAAACGCCGTGATGCCGTGCGCGCGCTGACCTGGCCGCGTCACCGCGAACACCAGCGCGACGTTGGAGACTTCGGCGCACGCGACCCAGACCTTGCGCCCGTTGAGGCTGTACGCCTTTCCATCCTCGACCAGCGTCGCCTGCATCTCGACGTTGGCGGCATCGGTGCCGGCGTTTTCCTCCGAGAGCCCGAAGGAGCCCACCGCCTGCCCGGTGGCCAACGCCCGCAGCCATCGCTCCTTGTGGACATCGGCGCCGAATCGCGCCAGCACCTCGGCGACAAGCGAGTTGTTCACGATCAGGATGACGCCGACCGTCGCGCTCGCGCGTGAGACGGCCTCCACGGCCAGGGCATAGCTCAAGTAGTCGCGTCCGCCACCACCCCACGCCTGCGGCACGGTGACGCCCATCAGGCCGTGCTCCCCAGCGTGCTTCAGCAACGTCACGGGGAATTCGCCGCTCTCGTCGATGTGCGAAGCCACCGGCTCGACGTCGGTCCGGGCGAACTGCTCGATCGCGTGCTGGAATTCCAATTGGGCGGGAGTGAGTTCAAGGATCATGGTGTATGGCCCAATCGCTCGAACACCGGCCTCAGGCGTGCGGCGGATTGATCGAGATCCTCCGGAAGCACCCGCACTTCGCCGACGACCGAGACGAAATTGGTGTCCCCATTCCAGCGGGGCACGACGTGGATGTGCACGTGATCCACGATGCCGGCGCCGGCGGCCCGGCCGAGGTTCATCCCGACATTCAGTCCCTGCGGGCGGTACGCCTCACCAAGCGCCGTCTCGGCGAGCGACGTCAGTTCGATCATCTCGGCACGTTCCGCCGGCGACGCCGCGCCCAGCGTCGCGATATGGCGCGCCGGCACCACCATGAGATGCCCGCTGTTGTAGGGAAACATGTTCAGGATGACAAAGGCGGTTTTGCCCCGGTACACGACGAGACGGGCATTTTCGGCATTGGCGACCGCCTCGCAGAAGACGCACCCCTCCGCGTCACCGGCCTTGCTCACGTATTGAAGCCTCCACGGCGACCACAGGCGTTCCACCAGAGTGTCATCCTTGGCACGCCGAAGCCGGAGGCGAAGGCGGCCCGAGCGCGCACGCCAGCGTCAGGACGCGGCCGGCGGCGGGTTCTCGTTTGAGGTCGGAAACACATCGGCCGCGCCCGGGCCAGCGGCCGGCTGGACCTCCAACTCGTGGTTGATCAGGTCCTTCAGTTCCTTGCCTGGCTTGAAATACGGCACGCGCTTGGGCGGCACGTCCACGCGGGCGCCCGTCTTCGGATTGCGCCCCTTGCGCGGCTCGCGCTGCCTGAGGCGAAAACTCCCGAACCCCCGCAGCTCGATCTTCTGGCCCTTCTGGAGCGCCTCGATGATGCTGCGGAAGACCGTGTCGACAATGACCTCGGAGTGTTTCTTCGTGAGGTCTGACACGCGCGAAACTTCTTCGACGAGTTCGGCCTTGGTCATGGATGACTCGCGGCAGGGGGATGACCCCCGGGGGACGCGCGCGACCCGATGTCGAGTCACGCCGCCCCCCGGAGACGAACACCTGGCCGCCTCGTTGGCGGCCGTACGACTACTTCTCGTCCCGCTGCTGCAGGCGGAAGTGATCTGCCAGGGTGGCCTGCGGTTTTCCGGTGCTGTCGGAATACGTGGCCCAATCGGCGCGATCCTGGTCCAACCTCATCGCGCGGATGCTCAAGCCGATCTTCCGCTCCGACGGACTCAGCTTGATGATCTTCATCGGGTAGGTCTTCTCCACCTCGAGTTCGATCTTCTCTTCCAGCTGATCGTCGAACTCGGACACATGGATCAGGCCCTCGATCCCCTCGGCCAGTTCCACGAACGCGCCGAAGTTGGTCATCCGGACCACCTTGCCGTCAATCGTGTCGCCCACCTGATGCTGCGAGAAGAACTCGTCCCAGATGTCGGTGGCGAGCTGCTTCAGCCCGAGCGACAACCGCTGGTTCTCGGCGTCGATGTTCAGCACGATCGCCTCGACCTTGTCGCCCTTCTTCAGCACTTCAGACGGGTGCTTGATCCGCTTGCTCCACGACATGTCCGAGATATGGATGAGGCCATCGATATCCTCTTCCACCTCGACGAACGCGCCGAACTCGGTCAGGTTGCGCACCTTGCCAACAATGCGCGCGCCCACCGGGTACCTGGAGGCCAGCTCGTGCCACGGGTTGCTCTCGATCTGCTTGAGGCCGAGCGAGATGCGCCGCGCACTGGGATCCACGCCGAGCACCATGGCTTCGACGGGGTCGCCCTGGTTGAGAATCTTCGACGGATGCTTGACGCGCTTGCTCCACGTCATCTCGGACACGTGGATCAGGCCTTCGACGCCCGGTTCGAGCTCGATGAAGGCCCCGTAGTCGGTCAGGCTCACGACCTTGCCCGACATGCGCGCCCCGACCGGGTACCGGTCGGTCACGTTGCTCCACGGATCCGCCATCAGCTGCTTGTGGCCCAGCGACACGCGCTCGGTCGTTGGGTCGTACTTGAGCACGATGACGTCGATTTCGTCGTTGACCTTGAAGATCTCCGACGGATGGCCCACGCGCCCCCATGACATGTCCGTGATATGGAGCAGGCCGTCGATGCCGCCAAGGTCGATGAAGGCGCCGTAGTCGGTGATGTTCTTCACCGTGCCGCGCAGCACCTTGCCCTCGGCCAGCGTCGCCAGCGTGTACTTCTTCTTCTCGGCGTTCTCTTCTTCGAGCAGGACCTTGCGCGACAACACGATGTTCCCGCGCTTCTTGTTGACCTTGATGACGCGCATCCGGAGTTCCTGGTTCTTCAGGGCATCCAGATTCCGGACGGGGCGCACGTCGACCTGCGAGCCGGGCAGAAACGCCCGGACGCCGATGTCGACGGCCAGACCGCCCTTAATGCGCTCGATGACGCGACCGATGACGACCTTCCGATCCGCGTAGGCCTTCTCGATCTCGTCCCAGATCTTCATCTTTTCCGCTTTTTCGCGGGAAAGAACGACGTAGCCGTCCTTGTCTTCAGTCCGCTCGAGCAGCACGTCGACCAGATCGCCGGGCTGGACGGTGATCTGCCCGGTCTCGTCGAAGAACTCCCCGACCGCGATGACCCCCTCCGACTTGTAGCCGACATCAACGATGACTTCCGACGCGGTCACCTTGAGGACCGTGCCCTTGACGACCTCGCCTTCAGAAATATTCCGGAAGCTCTGGTCGTACAAGTCCAACAGGCGGGCCATCTCCTCGGGATCGACGTCGTCGTCGTGCATCCCCCCCTTTGGCTTCAGCGTCTTGATCGGCTGGGACTTTGATGTCCTGCCGGTCGATTCTCCCGTCTGCACTGCCAGATCCGGGCTGTTCGTACCGTCTTCGTTCGCCATGCCTTGCGCGTCCTCCTGCACTTCGTGAATTGCCGGTCTTGGTGTTCAGTGCCGGCGACTGCAGATGGTGGCCGGGTCGTACCCGATAGCCACAAGCAGTTGAGTTTACGACACTTAGACGATGCGGTCAATCACTTGATTCTGAAGGTGATTCGGGCGCAAAAAGTGATCGGGTCACTGTTTCGCCGATGGGGGCTGAAAAAGTGACCCGATCACTTTTCGGAGGACGACTGACGGACGGCGGATGTCTGCTTCGCTCTGACGATAACCAACACGCGCTCAACGACTTGTTGGATCGGGAGATTCGTCGTGTCGATCGTGGTCGCATCTATTGCCACAGTGAGCGGCGAGGCTTGCCTGGTCCGGTCGTTCTCGTCACGCCGCTGCATCGCCTGGGCGATGTCGGCCAGCACCTGTGTCTGGCTGGACGTGTGGGCCGGGTCGTGCGCCCGGCGCCGCGCCCGCTCTTCCGGAGACGCATCCAGATAGATTTTGACGTCGGCGTTCGGAAACACCACCGTCCCGATATCGCGCCCCTCCATCACGACGCCGTCCGGTTCCGCCATCGCCCGCTGCCTGGCGACCAGGGCTTCGCGCACGCGAGGCAGTCGCGCCACGCGCGTGGTCGCCCGGTCGATCTCCGGCGTACGAATCGCGCGAGACGCATCAGCGGCATCGATCCGGATGTCGCTGCCATCGATGTCGATCGTCGCGATCGCCGCCAGCCGTGCGATCTGATCTTCGTCATCAAGAGGCAGCCCCAGTTGCTCGGCGCGCCAGGCCACCGCGCGATACATCGCGCCCGTGTCAACGTGGCGAATCCCAAGCACGGACGCGACCTCCCGCGCCACCGTGCCTTTGCCTACACCTGAGGGACCGTCAATCGCGATGATCATAATCAGCTCGGGATCCGGGAGTCGGGGTTCGGGACTCGGGAGTCGAGAATGCCGTGAGACATGCGTCGTCCTGGGAACGCCGGGCTCCAGCCCGGCCGTTGTCCTGGCCACGCTGGAGCGTGGCGATCCCGGGAACCCAGTCGAACCGCTTCGGAGCGGCCTTAGGGATGAAGGAATGGGGAGCCTGCCGCCCGAATCCCGAATCCCGAACCCCGATTCCCGAGCTCAGGAGTGTAACATGAGGCCGATGCGTCTCCAGGCCCTTGCCTCCGTCGTCGTCGTGCTGGTAGCCACCACGGCCCTCTCGGCACCGTACGTCCGATCGTACACGCGCGCGGCGGCGGTGTTCGCACGGATGGCCCATCTCGAGGGCCGCGTGACCAACGCGCTCGAGTGGGAACGGGAAGACGTCACGATCGAGATGACGGCCGTTCCGTCGCGCCACGGTGACCTGCGAACCCGGCTCTTCATCCCGGCGCACATCCGGCGGGCGGTCACGTTGATGGCTGGCGTCAACATGCTGGGCATCGAGGAACCGCGGCTGTACGGGCTCGCCTACGAACTGGCCAGCGTCGGTGTGGCGGTCATCACCCCCGACACGCCGGATCTGAAGCGGTTCGACATCACGGCCCGCACCACCGACATGATCGAGGACAGCGCGCTGTGGCTGTCGCGGCAGCGGCGGCTGACGCGGGACGGCCACATCGGCATGGTCGGCATCAGCTTCTCAGGCGGCCTGTCCATCATCGCCGCTGGCCGTCCGGCGCTGCGCGATCGCGTCGATTTCGTATTGTCGTTCGGCGGCCACGGCGACTTCCCGCGCGAGTTGCGGTTCCTCTCCACCGGCAAGGAGCCGGCGCTCTCGACCAATGACGGTGCCGGCGGCCATCACACGGCGACTGGTGAGGTCTACCGGCGCCCTCACGACTACGGGGTGGTCATCATCCTGCTGGATCTCGCCGATCGCCTGGTGCCTTCCGAGCAGGTCGGGCCACTTCGTGAGGCGATTCTCAAGTATCTGCTGGCCGGACACTACGAACTGATCGACAAGCGTCTTGCGAAGGTGACCTTCGACGACGCGCTCAGGCTCGCGGAGGCGCTGCCGGAGCCATCGCGAACATACATGCGGCAGGTGAACGATCGCGACGTCGAGAAACTGGGGCAGCTCGTGGCTCCCCTGCTGGCCTCGCTTGGTGGCGACCCCGGCCTGTCGCCCGAGCGGTCCGCGCCGCCGACCTGCCCGGTCTATCTGCTCCACGGCACCGACGACACGGTGATTCCGTCGATCGAAACGCTGTGGATGGAGCGATACCTCCAGGGCAAGGCGCCTGTGCGGGTCCTGCTGAGCGGCCTGATTACGCATGCCGAGCTCGACCGGCAACAGAACATGCGTGAGGTCTGGCAGCTCGTCGATTTCTTTGCGGCGCTACTGAGGCAATGATGGAACGTCTACAAAAAATCCTGTCGGCCGCCGGTGTGGCGTCGCGTCGCGCCGCCGAGGTCCTGATCACACAAGGCCGCGTCAGCGTCAACGGTAAGACGATTCTGGAACTCGGCACGAAGGCCGACCCTGGCCACGACGACATCCGCGTTGATGACCAGCGGATCCGGATCGCCACCCATCACCGGTACATCCTGCTCAACAAGCCGCGTGGATATGTGACGACGAGAAAGGACCCGGAGCGCCGATCGACGGTCCTCGATCTGCTGCCGGACGTGCGTGAGTACGTGTACCCGGTTGGGCGGCTCGACTACGACTCCGAGGGCCTGGTGCTGCTGACCAACGACGGCGCGCTGGCCGAGCGCATGCTCCACCCGCGTCACGAGGTGGAACGGGAATACCACGCGCGCGTCCGCGGCGTGCCAGACGAGGGGGAGCTCGATCGGCTGCGCCGGGGTGTGACGATCGAAGGCCGCCGGACCTCGCCGGCCGCTGTGAGACTGGTCGAGACGAAGCTTGGCACGCGGGAGGATCAGTCGATGATCTCGATCGTGGTGCACGAAGGGCGCTCGCGCCAGGTGCGGAACATGTGTGAGGCGATTGGGCACCCGGTGGTGCGGTTGCGCCGGGTGCGGTTCGGGTCGATCAGCGACCCGCGCCTGCCGGTTGGTTCGCATCGGGAGCTGACCCGCGGCGAAGTGGAGCGGTTGAAGCAGGCGGCCGGACTCAGTGCACCTTCTCCTCGCCCTTCTCAGCGGCCTCCACAGGGTCCGCCGCCGGGTCTTCCGCCGGCGTCATCTCGTCCGGCGGCATCCCGTCCGGCGGCGACGTCGTCTCGACGGCCTCGTCGCCAGGCACCTCCAGCGGGAGCATCTGATCGGCCGGCATCGGCTCGGAAAGCGCCGTCGCCAGATCGAAGCCGAGCAGGTCGGCCATATCCTCGACCTTCGGGAGGTCGCCGAGGTCGTTGAGCCCGAACCGCATCAGGAATTCGCGGGTCGTCGCGTAGAGGAACGGGCGCCCCACCACCTGCTTGCGCCCGGCGATCTTCACCAGCTTGCGCTCCATCAGCGTCGCCAGCACGCCCGACGTGTTCACGCCTCGAATCTCGGCAATCTCGGTCGAAGTCACCGGCTGGCGATACGCGATGACGGCGAGCGTTTCGAGCGCTTGCACCGACAGCTTGGTGGTTTTGCGTTCGTGGAACAGTCTCCGGACCCACTCATTCAGATCCGTTCTGGTGACGATCTGCATCCCGCCCGCAATCTCGATCAGTTGAAGCCCACCAGGTTGCTCGTAGTCGAGCTTGAGCGCCTCGAGCGCCCGCTGAACGTCCTCATTCGGCTCGCTCGCCAGCACCTTGCACAGCGCCTTCAACGTCAGCGGCTCTGGCGACGCGAAGATCAGCGCTTCGACGATGGCCTTGAGTTCCTCCATTGCCTCTTTCCTGTCAGCATGTCGCGCCAGGTC contains:
- a CDS encoding acyl-CoA dehydrogenase family protein; the protein is MILELTPAQLEFQHAIEQFARTDVEPVASHIDESGEFPVTLLKHAGEHGLMGVTVPQAWGGGGRDYLSYALAVEAVSRASATVGVILIVNNSLVAEVLARFGADVHKERWLRALATGQAVGSFGLSEENAGTDAANVEMQATLVEDGKAYSLNGRKVWVACAEVSNVALVFAVTRPGQRAHGITAFLVPMSTPGIERTARADSLGVRGLGCMDLTFSDVRVPADHVVGAVNEGFKVAMWALEGGRVAIAAQALGIGQAALDEALHHAKHRHTFGKPIAEYEAIQFMLADMATELDAARMLTWKAASLKATQTSIVTEAAQAKLAASVAAHQAADKAMQILASAGYRRGSRVERYFRDARATEIYQGTSETQRMVIAERVLGIRRHG
- a CDS encoding HIT domain-containing protein; its protein translation is MSKAGDAEGCVFCEAVANAENARLVVYRGKTAFVILNMFPYNSGHLMVVPARHIATLGAASPAERAEMIELTSLAETALGEAYRPQGLNVGMNLGRAAGAGIVDHVHIHVVPRWNGDTNFVSVVGEVRVLPEDLDQSAARLRPVFERLGHTP
- a CDS encoding integration host factor subunit beta, which codes for MTRHRVARVPRGSSPCRESSMTKAELVEEVSRVSDLTKKHSEVIVDTVFRSIIEALQKGQKIELRGFGSFRLRQREPRKGRNPKTGARVDVPPKRVPYFKPGKELKDLINHELEVQPAAGPGAADVFPTSNENPPPAAS
- a CDS encoding 30S ribosomal protein S1; this encodes MANEDGTNSPDLAVQTGESTGRTSKSQPIKTLKPKGGMHDDDVDPEEMARLLDLYDQSFRNISEGEVVKGTVLKVTASEVIVDVGYKSEGVIAVGEFFDETGQITVQPGDLVDVLLERTEDKDGYVVLSREKAEKMKIWDEIEKAYADRKVVIGRVIERIKGGLAVDIGVRAFLPGSQVDVRPVRNLDALKNQELRMRVIKVNKKRGNIVLSRKVLLEEENAEKKKYTLATLAEGKVLRGTVKNITDYGAFIDLGGIDGLLHITDMSWGRVGHPSEIFKVNDEIDVIVLKYDPTTERVSLGHKQLMADPWSNVTDRYPVGARMSGKVVSLTDYGAFIELEPGVEGLIHVSEMTWSKRVKHPSKILNQGDPVEAMVLGVDPSARRISLGLKQIESNPWHELASRYPVGARIVGKVRNLTEFGAFVEVEEDIDGLIHISDMSWSKRIKHPSEVLKKGDKVEAIVLNIDAENQRLSLGLKQLATDIWDEFFSQHQVGDTIDGKVVRMTNFGAFVELAEGIEGLIHVSEFDDQLEEKIELEVEKTYPMKIIKLSPSERKIGLSIRAMRLDQDRADWATYSDSTGKPQATLADHFRLQQRDEK
- the cmk gene encoding (d)CMP kinase; translation: MIIAIDGPSGVGKGTVAREVASVLGIRHVDTGAMYRAVAWRAEQLGLPLDDEDQIARLAAIATIDIDGSDIRIDAADASRAIRTPEIDRATTRVARLPRVREALVARQRAMAEPDGVVMEGRDIGTVVFPNADVKIYLDASPEERARRRAHDPAHTSSQTQVLADIAQAMQRRDENDRTRQASPLTVAIDATTIDTTNLPIQQVVERVLVIVRAKQTSAVRQSSSEK
- the scpB gene encoding SMC-Scp complex subunit ScpB codes for the protein MEELKAIVEALIFASPEPLTLKALCKVLASEPNEDVQRALEALKLDYEQPGGLQLIEIAGGMQIVTRTDLNEWVRRLFHERKTTKLSVQALETLAVIAYRQPVTSTEIAEIRGVNTSGVLATLMERKLVKIAGRKQVVGRPFLYATTREFLMRFGLNDLGDLPKVEDMADLLGFDLATALSEPMPADQMLPLEVPGDEAVETTSPPDGMPPDEMTPAEDPAADPVEAAEKGEEKVH